CTGGGTAAATTGCTGCGGGGTCGGATTCCCGTCTCGGAGGTATTTCCATGGGATTGTTTGACAGTCTGCTCGGCGGCGGTAGCTCTTCCACCATCACCCCCCAAGAAGCCTACTTGGGGATTCTGCTCGCCGCCAATGCGAGCGATGGCCACGTTAGCCCCGAAGAAGTGCAAGGATTCGTCACCAGCGTCATTCGCATGAAACTGTACAGCGAATGGAACGGCGACAAGATCAACAAGGCCATCGACAAGATGCTGGGCGTCATCAAGCGCAAAGGCGTGGACGAAACCGTTGATTCCTGCGCCAAGATCCTGCCGGAAAAGCTCCACAAAACCGTGTTCGCCAACGCCGTCGATCTCGTGCTGGCCGATGGCACCGTGGAAGATGAAGAGAAGGAATTCATCAACCGCCTGCGCCAAGTTCTCGGCCTCAGCGGTGACGATGCTCAAATGATCGCCACCGTCATGGTCTGGAAGAACCAAGGCTAATCGCCTCGTGATTCCCCCATCGGCGGCAAGCGAAGATGCCCGATCTGCGTTTGAATCCGCCGATGGCTCATTTCCGAACCCATTCCCCCAGCACGACTTATTCCGATTCGGATTCCGGGTCGGGTGACAGCGCCAACGGGATGGATGGTGGTGGACAGCCCGCATCCAAAAAGGTTTGCAAGAGAATCTGAGCCGCGACACGATCCCGACGTTCTTTGCGACGTTTGTGCGACAGCCCGGCCTGCCAGAGTGCGGATTCGGCTTCGCGGGTGGTATAGCGTTCGTCCCAATACACCAGCGGCAAATCGGCGAGTGCCAGCAACCATTGCCCCATCCGTCGCGAGGCGGCTGCGCGTGCGCCCTCGGTGCCATTCAAATGCACCGCCAAACCGACGAGAAAGCCGACGATTTGCTCATCGGCAATCAATTTGCGAAAATATGCGGCATCGAGAGGTTCGCTTCGCCGCGTGTAAGTCTCCAATGGCGAAGCGATGATGCGATCAGGATCACAGACAGCCAAGCCGATGCGGACATCGCCGGGGTCAACACTCAAAATGCGACCTTTGGGGGGCAGTGGCTTGGCGGTCGGTTCACTCACAGATAAATCTCCCGGCCCGATTTCTTCAGCGCTTCGACGAGTTGCTTCACGGCGGCCTCATCGCGGCGGTCGGCGATCAGCGTCGCATCGCCATCTTTGACAATCAACAAATTACTGACACCGATCGTGGTGACGAGGTGACCGGGTTCATCGCAAACGATGATACTATCGTTGGTATCGATTCCAAAGTGCGTCGCCAAAACGGTGTTGCCGTTGGCGTCTTGCGGATTGCGGCGTTCCAATGCCTGCCAGCTTCCGACATCATCCCACTGGAACGGGGCTTGCAGCACCAGCACTTCGGCGGCTTTTTCCATGACAGCGTAGTCGATGGAGATTTTTTCCAACCCTTCGTATTCCTTGCGGAAGACGGCCTCTTGTTCGGGGGTTCCCCAGGCATCGGCGATGCGGAGAATCGCGGCGTGGAGCGCGGGACGTTGTTGGGCCAATTCGTGGAGGATGGTTGCGGCCTTCCACACGAAGATGCCGCTATTCCAATAGTATTCCCCGGATGCGAGAAACTGCTCGGCCAATTCGCTGTTCGGTTTTTCCCGAAAGGCTTGCACCTTCATCGCTTGCAAATTTTGTCGGCTGGCGACCACCGGCCCACGATGGATGTAGCCAAATCCCGTCGAGGGGTATGTCGGCACAATGCCAAAGGTAATCAGAGCATTGGGAAAATCGTTGGCGATTTGCTCGGCGGCATGGGCAGCCCGGCGAAATTCTTGCACCGGTTCAATCACGTGATCCGCGGGCATGACCATCATGGTGGCATCGGGATCGGTGCGAGCGATCAGCGCCGCTCCCAGGCCGATGCAGGCTGCGGTGTCGCGTCCAAACGGCTCCCCAACGATATTCCCCGTCGGGAGTTCCGGCAATTGGGCCGATGCTTCCCCGGCGTGAACCGCGGCGGTCAGCACCCACGTTTGCGCAGCGGGCACTTGCGATTCAATGCGGTCGCGGGTGCCCTGAAGCAGCGTGCGATCCCCGACGAATCGGAGAAATTGCTTCGGGCGAGCCGATCGACTGCGCGGCCAAAATCGCGTGCCACCACCACCCGCCATAATCATTGCGTGCAACATACGGAATCCTTCCTGGAGCCGATCCTCAAACGCCGATCCTGACGCCTGAGTGAGAATAACCCATCTGATTACTCCAACCGGCATGGCGCTTCCGTGAGCGCAAATCCCGATGGGAGTTTGCTTTGCAGCTCGGCCGCATCCAATGCGTAACCCGCGGCAATTTCAATCGGCACCCGAACGTGCCCCGATTCATCTCGCGGAATCGACACCCCCGATTGGGCCAGCCAATGGGCGTACAAATCCGAAATCGCTTGTTGGACCGTCTGTGGCGAATCCGCCCCCGTCGCATTCTTCAGCGGGGCAAACTCCAGCGCACGATCCGTTTCGACCGCCAGCCACCGATTGGCCAACGGAAGCGCATCGAAGATGAACATTTCAAATTTCAACGCATTTTCTTGCGTCGGATTCACCGTTTGCCCCGTTGCCGGATCCCAGTATGGAACCTTTTTGCGGGCCAAATGAACCGGCAAACTCCCGGCATCTGCGGTGATCCGCTTCAGGAACGCCAAATCGAACAGGTGAATCGCCGGATTGCCGGCCCGATAGCTCAGCCGACCATCCGCATCCCGGAGTTCCGCCAGATCATCCGGCAAATCCGAATACTCGATAATCGAGCATCGCTGATCGATCAAGGCAAAAACCCCCATCTTCTCACGGGGCTGTTGCTTCTCGATGACTTTGACCGACACTTCGGCCTGCGTTTGCAGATGCAGCCCCAGAAACGCGGGATCGGCGATCCGCACCAGGGGGTTATCCACTTGAAAATAGTACAAATGCCGAATGCCCTGATGCATCAGTTCGTCCAGAAGTCCGGAATCGGCCAGGGCTTTCAGCGTGCCACCGTGACCATTCGGACTGCTGAACACCACTCCAGGACGTTCGAGCAATAGTTTTCCAGTTGCCAAATCGAGCGTGGGCAGTGTTCCTTGCTGGAAGAATCGCACGCTCGTTGGCGGGAGACCGAAGTAATTCTGCTCCGCGAAATACGCTTCGGTATCGGCGTGCGTGGCGGAGCTGGTCATCACCAGAAATGGGATCGTCTTTTTGTAGCGATTCGACAGCGCAACCACTTTCTCCGCATGGAGTTGGAACAACGTCGCTTGTCGAATCGGCGAAACCGGGAACATGCCTTTGGGCTTGTCGAATCCCAGTCGAGTCCCCTGCCCGCCAGCGACCACCAGCACCGCGACTTCACCGGCTTTGAGCGCGGCCTCACCACGAGCGATCACCACCGGGTCAATCGGTTCGGGTTCGGTGGGTAACGGTGCAATGCGGTCGCGGGCGGGGGGTGAATAGGGTTCATCGCGGCGGGCATACAAGGTTTGCAATTCCGCCAGATCGATTGTCGCAAGTTGTTGTTGCAATTCGGTTTGCGCGGCGGCTGGCAATGATTGCCAGTGGGCGGCCAGTTCCGATTGGCCCAACTGTTCCAGGGTGGCGAGGAAATTCGAGGGGGCTTGCGACATCATTCCTCCCGGTTGACAGACCGCCCAAACCATCGTTCGGGGGTGACTTAGAACTCCAACGTCAAACCATCGTATGCCATTTGGACGGGCGAAGGTAGCATGCGTGGTAGTGAGTCGTAGTCAAATTCGTGGGACATATGCGTGAGAAAGGCCCGCTTCGGTCGCACAGTTCGAATAATGTCCAAGGCTTCATCCAAACCCAGGTGAGCGGGGTGCGGCTTGAAGCGCAGACAATCGATAATCAGCGTATCGAGCCCTTCCAACAAGTCCCAACTTTGTGTGGGAATGCGATTGCAGTCGGTGCAGTAGGCGAGGTCGCCGATGCGGTAGCCAAACGACGTAAACCGTGAATGCACCAGGGGAATCGGCGTAATCCGTTCGCCCAGCGCATCGAATGAACCACCGTTGAGCCGCCGGAAGATGAGTTTCGGCACAAACCCGGCGGGGGCGTCTTCGGTCTCGGCGGCAAAGGCGTAGGGGAACGCCGTGCGAATCACGCACTCCACCTCTTCGGTGCAATAGATCGGCAGCGGCCCACCTAGCAGCCGCGGGAACAATCGCACATCATCCAGACCGAACAAATGATCGGCGTGATAGTGGGTGTAGGCGATGGCGTGGACCAGCTCGACGCGCTCGCGGAGCAATTGCAGCCGCAATTCGGGGCCGGTATCGATGAGGAGATTCCCTTCCGCAAGGCGGAATAGAACACTCGAACGATAGCGGGAGTTTTTTGGATTTGTGGAACGGCAGACCGCGCAATCGCAGCCAATCATCGGTACGCCGACCGATGTGCCTGTGCCCAGAAATGTGATCGTTCGCGGACCTGCCATGATCCACCTGTTCCCACGCAAACGACCACCGGGTCGCCAGCAAACTGTTGTCTTGGTTATTTGATCCAGATTTCCAATTGGCGGCAAGAGCGATTCGGCAGGGAGAGGAGAATCGGCAAGAAATCCTCGGCGAATTCCGCAGGCCATGCGGGGATTCGCCGAGGTGGGTGTGCGAGCATTCCGACGACGTTAGTAGTTGAACAGGAACGCTTTGCTGTTAATCAGCGCCCAGATCATATTCTCGTAGGCTTGCTTCGGATCTTTCGGATTCTGCTGCAAATGTTCCAGCGCCATCTGCTTTTGTTTCGCCGACGGCTTGTGGCCAACCACCCAGAGAAACAGTTCGTCAATCTTCTCGTCATCGGACTTGGATTTGTCCTTGGCGAGTCGATCGGCCCGGCCATCGCCCCGCGACAGTTTGCTTTGCACTTCATCCGAGTTGAGCAGGTGCAGCGATTGCGCCAGATTCGCTTCGTTGACCCGTTCGCATTCGCATGCACTGATCCGTTGCGGACGACCAAACACATCCAAGAAGTACGATGTGAACGATTCATCCGGCAGCATGATTGCCCGATTCGGGGCGAAGCGATCATTCGGCAGACCGGAGAAATTCGACGGCGAATCCGTCACTTGGCAGACCGCATCGAACAGCACTTCCGCCGACAGCCGCTTCGGATAGTACCGCGAATACGCCTGTTTATCGCGGGCGTTGAAGTCGTTCGGCGTCGAACTCAGTTGATACGTCCGACTATTGACAATCGTGCGAATCAGCGACTTGAGACTATATCGATTCTTGACCAGATCCGCAGCCAAGGCATCGAGCAGTTCCGGGTTGCTTGGCGGGTTGGTGATACGCATGTCGTCCAG
This DNA window, taken from Tuwongella immobilis, encodes the following:
- a CDS encoding mannose-1-phosphate guanylyltransferase, which produces MLHAMIMAGGGGTRFWPRSRSARPKQFLRFVGDRTLLQGTRDRIESQVPAAQTWVLTAAVHAGEASAQLPELPTGNIVGEPFGRDTAACIGLGAALIARTDPDATMMVMPADHVIEPVQEFRRAAHAAEQIANDFPNALITFGIVPTYPSTGFGYIHRGPVVASRQNLQAMKVQAFREKPNSELAEQFLASGEYYWNSGIFVWKAATILHELAQQRPALHAAILRIADAWGTPEQEAVFRKEYEGLEKISIDYAVMEKAAEVLVLQAPFQWDDVGSWQALERRNPQDANGNTVLATHFGIDTNDSIIVCDEPGHLVTTIGVSNLLIVKDGDATLIADRRDEAAVKQLVEALKKSGREIYL
- a CDS encoding MBL fold metallo-hydrolase — translated: MAGPRTITFLGTGTSVGVPMIGCDCAVCRSTNPKNSRYRSSVLFRLAEGNLLIDTGPELRLQLLRERVELVHAIAYTHYHADHLFGLDDVRLFPRLLGGPLPIYCTEEVECVIRTAFPYAFAAETEDAPAGFVPKLIFRRLNGGSFDALGERITPIPLVHSRFTSFGYRIGDLAYCTDCNRIPTQSWDLLEGLDTLIIDCLRFKPHPAHLGLDEALDIIRTVRPKRAFLTHMSHEFDYDSLPRMLPSPVQMAYDGLTLEF
- the ruvX gene encoding Holliday junction resolvase RuvX — encoded protein: MSEPTAKPLPPKGRILSVDPGDVRIGLAVCDPDRIIASPLETYTRRSEPLDAAYFRKLIADEQIVGFLVGLAVHLNGTEGARAAASRRMGQWLLALADLPLVYWDERYTTREAESALWQAGLSHKRRKERRDRVAAQILLQTFLDAGCPPPSIPLALSPDPESESE
- a CDS encoding tellurite resistance TerB family protein is translated as MGLFDSLLGGGSSSTITPQEAYLGILLAANASDGHVSPEEVQGFVTSVIRMKLYSEWNGDKINKAIDKMLGVIKRKGVDETVDSCAKILPEKLHKTVFANAVDLVLADGTVEDEEKEFINRLRQVLGLSGDDAQMIATVMVWKNQG
- a CDS encoding UTP--glucose-1-phosphate uridylyltransferase, yielding MSQAPSNFLATLEQLGQSELAAHWQSLPAAAQTELQQQLATIDLAELQTLYARRDEPYSPPARDRIAPLPTEPEPIDPVVIARGEAALKAGEVAVLVVAGGQGTRLGFDKPKGMFPVSPIRQATLFQLHAEKVVALSNRYKKTIPFLVMTSSATHADTEAYFAEQNYFGLPPTSVRFFQQGTLPTLDLATGKLLLERPGVVFSSPNGHGGTLKALADSGLLDELMHQGIRHLYYFQVDNPLVRIADPAFLGLHLQTQAEVSVKVIEKQQPREKMGVFALIDQRCSIIEYSDLPDDLAELRDADGRLSYRAGNPAIHLFDLAFLKRITADAGSLPVHLARKKVPYWDPATGQTVNPTQENALKFEMFIFDALPLANRWLAVETDRALEFAPLKNATGADSPQTVQQAISDLYAHWLAQSGVSIPRDESGHVRVPIEIAAGYALDAAELQSKLPSGFALTEAPCRLE